From Cotesia glomerata isolate CgM1 linkage group LG2, MPM_Cglom_v2.3, whole genome shotgun sequence, a single genomic window includes:
- the LOC123275491 gene encoding armadillo repeat-containing protein 6 homolog gives MISHPDPEKLNRQALKLLSALAANDNVENYIVTRGSCPLIVSVINRFKGSESVVAAGFSCISALTLRSSSNAGVFYDCGAPIVMLDAMKQFPKSHKTLRHACRAIRNMAVKNRAESREFVAYGVATAC, from the coding sequence ATGATCAGCCACCCAGACCCGGAGAAACTCAACAGACAAGCTCTGAAATTGCTGAGTGCTCTGGCTGCTAACGACAATGTTGAGAATTATATCGTGACCCGCGGCAGTTGTCCGCTTATCGTCTCAGTGATCAACAGGTTCAAGGGTTCAGAGAGTGTCGTCGCTGCAGGTTTCTCATGTATCTCAGCTTTGACTCTCCGTAGTTCCTCCAACGCCGGAGTTTTTTACGACTGCGGAGCACCTATCGTGATGCTTGACGCGATGAAGCAGTTTCCGAAGAGCCACAAAACTCTGAGACATGCTTGTCGGGCTATCCGGAACATGGCGGTGAAAAACAGAGCCGAGTCTCGGGAGTTTGTGGCTTATGGCGTAGCCACTGCTTGCTGA